Proteins from a genomic interval of Macaca thibetana thibetana isolate TM-01 chromosome 17, ASM2454274v1, whole genome shotgun sequence:
- the PROZ gene encoding vitamin K-dependent protein Z isoform X3: MKKQEKCLKMKWSLMNSGDDIRVAPRASPSPASTTDLARTASGATPAPAPLAMRAATASWLKMNVTRSGLMGVNTSAFQDRNPTRAAVLKATGLVRTANSAFPTTESDIHWEGADFYSHVAAANADQCACGVLTSEKRALDLQDLPWQVKLTNAEGKDFCGGVIIQENFVLTTARCSLLHRNISVKTYFNRTSQDPLMIKIMRAHVHMWYDADTGENDLSLLELEWPIQCPDAGLPVCTPENDFAEHLLIPRTGGLLSGWARNGTDLGNSLTTLPVTLVEGEECGQVLNVTVTTRTYCERSSVAAVHWMEGSVVTREHRGSWFLTGVLGSQPAGGQARMVLVTKVSRYSLWFKWIMN, encoded by the exons ATGAAGAAGCAAGAGAAGTGTTTGAAAATGAAGTGGTCACT GATGAATTCTGGAGACGATATAAGG GTGGCTCCCCGTGCatctcccagccctgcctccacAACGGATCTTGCCAGGACAGCATCTGGGGCTACACCTGCACCTGCTCCCCTGGCTATGAGGGCAGCAACTGCGAGCTGG ctaaAAATGAATGTCACCCGGAGCGGACTGATGGGTGTCAacacttctgccttccaggacAGGAATCCTACACGTGCAGCTGTGCTCAAGGCTACAGGCTTGGTGAGGACCGCAAACAGTGCGTTCCCCACG ACAGAGTCCGATATTCACTGGGAAGGCGCTGATTTTTATTCTCATGTCGCTGCCGCAAATGCAGACCAGTGTGCCTGTGGGGTGCTGACCTCCGAGAAGCGTGCACTGGATCTACAGGACCTCCCGTGGCAG gtaaaGTTAACAAATGCCGAAGGAAAAGACTTCTGTGGTGGTGTTATAATACAGGAAAACTTTGTACTGACAACAGCAAGATGCTCACTGTTACACAGGAATATCAGTGTAAAAACAT ATTTTAACAGAACGAGCCAAGACCCACTGATGATCAAGATAATGCGTGCCCATGTGCACATGTGGTATGACGCGGACACGGGGGAGAATGACCTGTCActgctggagctggagtggcccATCCAGTGCCCAGATGCGGGGCTCCCCGTGTGCACCCCTGAGAACGACTTCGCTGAGCACCTCCTCATCCCACGCACTGGGGGCCTCCTCAGCGGCTGGGCACGCAATGGCACTGACCTGGGCAACTCGCTAACCACGCTGCCTGTCACACTTGTGGAGGGGGAGGAGTGCGGGCAGGTCCTGAATGTGACCGTCACCACCAGGACCTATTGTGAGAGAAGCAGTGTGGCGGCCGTGCACTGGATGGAGGGAAGTGTGGTCACCAGAGAGCACAGAGGCTCCTGGTTCCTCACAGGGGTCCTGGGCTCGCAGCCAGCAGGAGGGCAGGCTCGCATGGTCCTTGTCACCAAGGTCTCCAGGTACTCACTCTGGTTTAAATGGATCATGAACTAA
- the PROZ gene encoding vitamin K-dependent protein Z isoform X4 → MKKQEKCLKMKWSLMNSGDDIRVAPRASPSPASTTDLARTASGATPAPAPLAMRAATASWDRNPTRAAVLKATGLVRTANSAFPTTESDIHWEGADFYSHVAAANADQCACGVLTSEKRALDLQDLPWQVKLTNAEGKDFCGGVIIQENFVLTTARCSLLHRNISVKTYFNRTSQDPLMIKIMRAHVHMWYDADTGENDLSLLELEWPIQCPDAGLPVCTPENDFAEHLLIPRTGGLLSGWARNGTDLGNSLTTLPVTLVEGEECGQVLNVTVTTRTYCERSSVAAVHWMEGSVVTREHRGSWFLTGVLGSQPAGGQARMVLVTKVSRYSLWFKWIMN, encoded by the exons ATGAAGAAGCAAGAGAAGTGTTTGAAAATGAAGTGGTCACT GATGAATTCTGGAGACGATATAAGG GTGGCTCCCCGTGCatctcccagccctgcctccacAACGGATCTTGCCAGGACAGCATCTGGGGCTACACCTGCACCTGCTCCCCTGGCTATGAGGGCAGCAACTGCGAGCTGG gacAGGAATCCTACACGTGCAGCTGTGCTCAAGGCTACAGGCTTGGTGAGGACCGCAAACAGTGCGTTCCCCACG ACAGAGTCCGATATTCACTGGGAAGGCGCTGATTTTTATTCTCATGTCGCTGCCGCAAATGCAGACCAGTGTGCCTGTGGGGTGCTGACCTCCGAGAAGCGTGCACTGGATCTACAGGACCTCCCGTGGCAG gtaaaGTTAACAAATGCCGAAGGAAAAGACTTCTGTGGTGGTGTTATAATACAGGAAAACTTTGTACTGACAACAGCAAGATGCTCACTGTTACACAGGAATATCAGTGTAAAAACAT ATTTTAACAGAACGAGCCAAGACCCACTGATGATCAAGATAATGCGTGCCCATGTGCACATGTGGTATGACGCGGACACGGGGGAGAATGACCTGTCActgctggagctggagtggcccATCCAGTGCCCAGATGCGGGGCTCCCCGTGTGCACCCCTGAGAACGACTTCGCTGAGCACCTCCTCATCCCACGCACTGGGGGCCTCCTCAGCGGCTGGGCACGCAATGGCACTGACCTGGGCAACTCGCTAACCACGCTGCCTGTCACACTTGTGGAGGGGGAGGAGTGCGGGCAGGTCCTGAATGTGACCGTCACCACCAGGACCTATTGTGAGAGAAGCAGTGTGGCGGCCGTGCACTGGATGGAGGGAAGTGTGGTCACCAGAGAGCACAGAGGCTCCTGGTTCCTCACAGGGGTCCTGGGCTCGCAGCCAGCAGGAGGGCAGGCTCGCATGGTCCTTGTCACCAAGGTCTCCAGGTACTCACTCTGGTTTAAATGGATCATGAACTAA
- the PROZ gene encoding vitamin K-dependent protein Z isoform X2 → MAGCIPLLQGLVLVLALQRAEPSVFLPASKANDVLARWKRAGSYLLEELFEGNLEKECYEEICTYEEAREVFENEVVTDEFWRRYKGGSPCISQPCLHNGSCQDSIWGYTCTCSPGYEGSNCELGQESYTCSCAQGYRLGEDRKQCVPHDQCACGVLTSEKRALDLQDLPWQVKLTNAEGKDFCGGVIIQENFVLTTARCSLLHRNISVKTYFNRTSQDPLMIKIMRAHVHMWYDADTGENDLSLLELEWPIQCPDAGLPVCTPENDFAEHLLIPRTGGLLSGWARNGTDLGNSLTTLPVTLVEGEECGQVLNVTVTTRTYCERSSVAAVHWMEGSVVTREHRGSWFLTGVLGSQPAGGQARMVLVTKVSRYSLWFKWIMN, encoded by the exons ATGGCAGGCTGCATCCCGCTGCTCCAGGGCCTGGTCCTGGTCCTCGCCCTCCAGCGTGCGGAGCCCTCAG TATTTCTCCCGGCCTCCAAAGCAAACGACGTTCTAGCGAGGTGGAAGCGCGCGGGCTCCTATCTCCTGGAAGAACTCTTCGAGGGAAACTTGGAAAAAGAATGTTACGAAGAAATCTGTACCTATGAAGAAGCAAGAGAAGTGTTTGAAAATGAAGTGGTCACT GATGAATTCTGGAGACGATATAAGG GTGGCTCCCCGTGCatctcccagccctgcctccacAACGGATCTTGCCAGGACAGCATCTGGGGCTACACCTGCACCTGCTCCCCTGGCTATGAGGGCAGCAACTGCGAGCTGG gacAGGAATCCTACACGTGCAGCTGTGCTCAAGGCTACAGGCTTGGTGAGGACCGCAAACAGTGCGTTCCCCACG ACCAGTGTGCCTGTGGGGTGCTGACCTCCGAGAAGCGTGCACTGGATCTACAGGACCTCCCGTGGCAG gtaaaGTTAACAAATGCCGAAGGAAAAGACTTCTGTGGTGGTGTTATAATACAGGAAAACTTTGTACTGACAACAGCAAGATGCTCACTGTTACACAGGAATATCAGTGTAAAAACAT ATTTTAACAGAACGAGCCAAGACCCACTGATGATCAAGATAATGCGTGCCCATGTGCACATGTGGTATGACGCGGACACGGGGGAGAATGACCTGTCActgctggagctggagtggcccATCCAGTGCCCAGATGCGGGGCTCCCCGTGTGCACCCCTGAGAACGACTTCGCTGAGCACCTCCTCATCCCACGCACTGGGGGCCTCCTCAGCGGCTGGGCACGCAATGGCACTGACCTGGGCAACTCGCTAACCACGCTGCCTGTCACACTTGTGGAGGGGGAGGAGTGCGGGCAGGTCCTGAATGTGACCGTCACCACCAGGACCTATTGTGAGAGAAGCAGTGTGGCGGCCGTGCACTGGATGGAGGGAAGTGTGGTCACCAGAGAGCACAGAGGCTCCTGGTTCCTCACAGGGGTCCTGGGCTCGCAGCCAGCAGGAGGGCAGGCTCGCATGGTCCTTGTCACCAAGGTCTCCAGGTACTCACTCTGGTTTAAATGGATCATGAACTAA
- the PROZ gene encoding vitamin K-dependent protein Z isoform X1 yields MAGCIPLLQGLVLVLALQRAEPSVFLPASKANDVLARWKRAGSYLLEELFEGNLEKECYEEICTYEEAREVFENEVVTDEFWRRYKGGSPCISQPCLHNGSCQDSIWGYTCTCSPGYEGSNCELAKNECHPERTDGCQHFCLPGQESYTCSCAQGYRLGEDRKQCVPHDQCACGVLTSEKRALDLQDLPWQVKLTNAEGKDFCGGVIIQENFVLTTARCSLLHRNISVKTYFNRTSQDPLMIKIMRAHVHMWYDADTGENDLSLLELEWPIQCPDAGLPVCTPENDFAEHLLIPRTGGLLSGWARNGTDLGNSLTTLPVTLVEGEECGQVLNVTVTTRTYCERSSVAAVHWMEGSVVTREHRGSWFLTGVLGSQPAGGQARMVLVTKVSRYSLWFKWIMN; encoded by the exons ATGGCAGGCTGCATCCCGCTGCTCCAGGGCCTGGTCCTGGTCCTCGCCCTCCAGCGTGCGGAGCCCTCAG TATTTCTCCCGGCCTCCAAAGCAAACGACGTTCTAGCGAGGTGGAAGCGCGCGGGCTCCTATCTCCTGGAAGAACTCTTCGAGGGAAACTTGGAAAAAGAATGTTACGAAGAAATCTGTACCTATGAAGAAGCAAGAGAAGTGTTTGAAAATGAAGTGGTCACT GATGAATTCTGGAGACGATATAAGG GTGGCTCCCCGTGCatctcccagccctgcctccacAACGGATCTTGCCAGGACAGCATCTGGGGCTACACCTGCACCTGCTCCCCTGGCTATGAGGGCAGCAACTGCGAGCTGG ctaaAAATGAATGTCACCCGGAGCGGACTGATGGGTGTCAacacttctgccttccaggacAGGAATCCTACACGTGCAGCTGTGCTCAAGGCTACAGGCTTGGTGAGGACCGCAAACAGTGCGTTCCCCACG ACCAGTGTGCCTGTGGGGTGCTGACCTCCGAGAAGCGTGCACTGGATCTACAGGACCTCCCGTGGCAG gtaaaGTTAACAAATGCCGAAGGAAAAGACTTCTGTGGTGGTGTTATAATACAGGAAAACTTTGTACTGACAACAGCAAGATGCTCACTGTTACACAGGAATATCAGTGTAAAAACAT ATTTTAACAGAACGAGCCAAGACCCACTGATGATCAAGATAATGCGTGCCCATGTGCACATGTGGTATGACGCGGACACGGGGGAGAATGACCTGTCActgctggagctggagtggcccATCCAGTGCCCAGATGCGGGGCTCCCCGTGTGCACCCCTGAGAACGACTTCGCTGAGCACCTCCTCATCCCACGCACTGGGGGCCTCCTCAGCGGCTGGGCACGCAATGGCACTGACCTGGGCAACTCGCTAACCACGCTGCCTGTCACACTTGTGGAGGGGGAGGAGTGCGGGCAGGTCCTGAATGTGACCGTCACCACCAGGACCTATTGTGAGAGAAGCAGTGTGGCGGCCGTGCACTGGATGGAGGGAAGTGTGGTCACCAGAGAGCACAGAGGCTCCTGGTTCCTCACAGGGGTCCTGGGCTCGCAGCCAGCAGGAGGGCAGGCTCGCATGGTCCTTGTCACCAAGGTCTCCAGGTACTCACTCTGGTTTAAATGGATCATGAACTAA